A genomic window from Punica granatum isolate Tunisia-2019 chromosome 2, ASM765513v2, whole genome shotgun sequence includes:
- the LOC116194258 gene encoding something about silencing protein 10 isoform X2, which translates to MGKRGRSAKKDDRKSKRRARAEDVDPEDMDDEIDAFHKQRDVVPLNIHGDAGDSDDDKEEPVFDFEDADDEDNDEDNEMDDDDSQLTGLAAKIARQQRYLREKMGGAEDEMDEEEEEKEKDNAVWGRSKRQYYNADEATSSDEELLVEEEAEVLRMQREKAKSLSMEDFGLEDISEEESDKEPTLGEIAIRGQDKIDSDIKKDMEDNGVTDFEEVKKDLNALSKEEQMDVVYSSAPELVGLLLELYTAVEELEERVNPLISTVKDGGNASKEGVRYLEVKQILLLSYCQAITFYLLLKSEGQPVRDHPVIGRLVEIKNLLDKMKELDENLPSQLEEVLVGNKADQTVATLMQEKLAVTSEASPRDYNTPAAVNESQEVANHLEVDSLDGKNQSAKEKPQNGQFGAQSMKMLKVRAALEEKLRQKGILSSAAPKGEKNRKHLKPVNGMLETREDFDDNATGSDGTKHGLSNGNASLSESSKLSSLIVAKQNKTKIISGDDDLPRRDDIGERRRKHELQVLAGAGIEPEDEAGIADSPPRADLGSDSENSVSEESGDEFYEQVKQQRAAKLAAKAEKYSRNSTAPALPETVDGKRLITYQMEKNRGLTRARKKLTKNPRKKYRTQHQKAVVRRKGQVREVRKPSGPYGGEASGINAGISRSIRFKG; encoded by the exons ATGGGTAAGAGAGGTAGAAGTGCGAAGAAGGATGacagaaaaagtaaaagaagagCTCGTGCTGAAGATGTCGATCCAGAGGACATGGATGATGAAATAGATGCCT TTCACAAACAGAGAGATGTTGTTCCACTGAACATACATGGTGATGCTGGGGATTCAGATGATGATAAGGAGGAACCGGTTTTTGATTTCGAG GATGCTGATGACGAAGATAATGATGAGGACAATGAGATGGATGATGATGACTCACAGCTCACTGGCCTTGCAGCGAAAA TTGCAAGGCAGCAGAGATATCTAAGGGAAAAGATGGGTGGAGCTGAGGATGAAatggatgaggaggaggaggaaaaagagaaagacaATGCTGTTTGGGGGAGAAGCAAGAGACAATATTATAACGCTGATGAG GCAACGTCAAGCGATGAGGAACTTCTTGTAGAGGAAGAAGCGGAAGTGTTGCGGATGCAGAGGGAGAAAGCAAAATCTTTGTCAATGGAGGACTTTGGCCTAGAAGATATTAGCGAAGAGGAGAGTGACAAAGAACCAACATTAGGG GAAATAGCGATTAGAGGACAAGATAAAATCGATTCTGACATCAAGAAGGACATGGAAGATAATGGGGTTACAGATTTTGAGGAGGTCAAGAAAGATTTAAATGCCTTGTCGAAGGAAGAGCAAATGGATGTAGTATATAG TTCTGCCCCGGAATTGGTTGGTTTGCTGTTGGAGCTGTATACTGCAGTTGAGGAGCTTGAAGAAAGAGTGAATCCACTTATCAGCACG GTAAAAGACGGAGGAAATGCATCAAAAGAAGGGGTCCGCTATTTGGAAGTGAAGCAAATTCTTTTGCTGTCTTATTGCCAAGCAATTACCTTCTATCTCCTTCTGAAGTCTGAAGGACAACCAGTTCGCGATCATCCTGTAATAGGCCGCCTTGTGGAGATCAAGAATTTGTTAGATAAG ATGAAGGAACTTGATGAAAATCTTCCATCCCAGCTCGAGGAGGTTCTTGTTGGAAACAAGGCTGATCAAACAGTGGCAACTTTAATGCAAGAGAAACTCGCAGTCACATCTGAAGCTTCACCCAGAGATTACAATACGCCTGCGGCCGTCAATGAATCGCAAGAAGTAGCGAAT CATCTTGAGGTAGATTCTCTTGACGGTAAAAACCAAAGCGCCAAAGAGAAGCCTCAG AATGGACAGTTCGGGGCACAAAGCATGAAGATGCTAAAGGTGAGGGCTGCTCTTGAGGAAAAGCTGAGGCAGAAGGGTATTTTGAGTTCTGCTGCTCCAAAAGGGGAGAAAAACAGAAAGCATTTGAAACCAGTCAATGG GATGCTTGAAACACGTGAGGATTTCGATGATAATGCTACTGGGAGTGACGGAACCAAGCATGGGTTGAGTAATGGGAATGCAAGTTTATCCGAGTCAAGCAAACTTTCCAGTCTCATTGTTGCGAAGCAGAATAAGACCAAG ATCATATCAGGTGATGATGATTTGCCAAGGAGAGATGACATTGGCGAGAGGCGCAGGAAACATGAACTTCAAGTGTTGGCTGGTGCCGGAATTGAGCCAGAGGATGAAGCTGGAATTGCGGATAGCCCTCCCAGGGCTGATCTAGGTTCTGATTCAGAGAATAGTGTGTCAGAGGAGTCCGGAGATGAATTCTATGAACAAGTCAAGCAACAAAGAGCTGCTAAACTTGCTGCTAAAGCAGAGAAGTACTCAAG GAACTCTACAGCTCCAGCTTTGCCAGAAACTGTGGATGGGAAACGTCTGATTACTTATCAG ATGGAGAAAAACAGAGGCCTCACACGAGCTCGCAAGAAACTCACCAAGAACCCCAGAAAGAAATACAGG ACGCAGCACCAGAAGGCAGTGGTGCGACGAAAGGGGCAAGTGCGGGAAGTCAGGAAGCCTTCTGGACCCTATGGTGGGGAAGCTTCTGGGATCAATGCTGGTATCAGCCGGAGCATCAGGTTCAAGGGCTAA
- the LOC116194258 gene encoding something about silencing protein 10 isoform X1, giving the protein MGKRGRSAKKDDRKSKRRARAEDVDPEDMDDEIDAFHKQRDVVPLNIHGDAGDSDDDKEEPVFDFEDADDEDNDEDNEMDDDDSQLTGLAAKIARQQRYLREKMGGAEDEMDEEEEEKEKDNAVWGRSKRQYYNADEATSSDEELLVEEEAEVLRMQREKAKSLSMEDFGLEDISEEESDKEPTLGEIAIRGQDKIDSDIKKDMEDNGVTDFEEVKKDLNALSKEEQMDVVYSSAPELVGLLLELYTAVEELEERVNPLISTVKDGGNASKEGVRYLEVKQILLLSYCQAITFYLLLKSEGQPVRDHPVIGRLVEIKNLLDKMKELDENLPSQLEEVLVGNKADQTVATLMQEKLAVTSEASPRDYNTPAAVNESQEVANHLEVDSLDGKNQSAKEKPQQNGQFGAQSMKMLKVRAALEEKLRQKGILSSAAPKGEKNRKHLKPVNGMLETREDFDDNATGSDGTKHGLSNGNASLSESSKLSSLIVAKQNKTKIISGDDDLPRRDDIGERRRKHELQVLAGAGIEPEDEAGIADSPPRADLGSDSENSVSEESGDEFYEQVKQQRAAKLAAKAEKYSRNSTAPALPETVDGKRLITYQMEKNRGLTRARKKLTKNPRKKYRTQHQKAVVRRKGQVREVRKPSGPYGGEASGINAGISRSIRFKG; this is encoded by the exons ATGGGTAAGAGAGGTAGAAGTGCGAAGAAGGATGacagaaaaagtaaaagaagagCTCGTGCTGAAGATGTCGATCCAGAGGACATGGATGATGAAATAGATGCCT TTCACAAACAGAGAGATGTTGTTCCACTGAACATACATGGTGATGCTGGGGATTCAGATGATGATAAGGAGGAACCGGTTTTTGATTTCGAG GATGCTGATGACGAAGATAATGATGAGGACAATGAGATGGATGATGATGACTCACAGCTCACTGGCCTTGCAGCGAAAA TTGCAAGGCAGCAGAGATATCTAAGGGAAAAGATGGGTGGAGCTGAGGATGAAatggatgaggaggaggaggaaaaagagaaagacaATGCTGTTTGGGGGAGAAGCAAGAGACAATATTATAACGCTGATGAG GCAACGTCAAGCGATGAGGAACTTCTTGTAGAGGAAGAAGCGGAAGTGTTGCGGATGCAGAGGGAGAAAGCAAAATCTTTGTCAATGGAGGACTTTGGCCTAGAAGATATTAGCGAAGAGGAGAGTGACAAAGAACCAACATTAGGG GAAATAGCGATTAGAGGACAAGATAAAATCGATTCTGACATCAAGAAGGACATGGAAGATAATGGGGTTACAGATTTTGAGGAGGTCAAGAAAGATTTAAATGCCTTGTCGAAGGAAGAGCAAATGGATGTAGTATATAG TTCTGCCCCGGAATTGGTTGGTTTGCTGTTGGAGCTGTATACTGCAGTTGAGGAGCTTGAAGAAAGAGTGAATCCACTTATCAGCACG GTAAAAGACGGAGGAAATGCATCAAAAGAAGGGGTCCGCTATTTGGAAGTGAAGCAAATTCTTTTGCTGTCTTATTGCCAAGCAATTACCTTCTATCTCCTTCTGAAGTCTGAAGGACAACCAGTTCGCGATCATCCTGTAATAGGCCGCCTTGTGGAGATCAAGAATTTGTTAGATAAG ATGAAGGAACTTGATGAAAATCTTCCATCCCAGCTCGAGGAGGTTCTTGTTGGAAACAAGGCTGATCAAACAGTGGCAACTTTAATGCAAGAGAAACTCGCAGTCACATCTGAAGCTTCACCCAGAGATTACAATACGCCTGCGGCCGTCAATGAATCGCAAGAAGTAGCGAAT CATCTTGAGGTAGATTCTCTTGACGGTAAAAACCAAAGCGCCAAAGAGAAGCCTCAG CAGAATGGACAGTTCGGGGCACAAAGCATGAAGATGCTAAAGGTGAGGGCTGCTCTTGAGGAAAAGCTGAGGCAGAAGGGTATTTTGAGTTCTGCTGCTCCAAAAGGGGAGAAAAACAGAAAGCATTTGAAACCAGTCAATGG GATGCTTGAAACACGTGAGGATTTCGATGATAATGCTACTGGGAGTGACGGAACCAAGCATGGGTTGAGTAATGGGAATGCAAGTTTATCCGAGTCAAGCAAACTTTCCAGTCTCATTGTTGCGAAGCAGAATAAGACCAAG ATCATATCAGGTGATGATGATTTGCCAAGGAGAGATGACATTGGCGAGAGGCGCAGGAAACATGAACTTCAAGTGTTGGCTGGTGCCGGAATTGAGCCAGAGGATGAAGCTGGAATTGCGGATAGCCCTCCCAGGGCTGATCTAGGTTCTGATTCAGAGAATAGTGTGTCAGAGGAGTCCGGAGATGAATTCTATGAACAAGTCAAGCAACAAAGAGCTGCTAAACTTGCTGCTAAAGCAGAGAAGTACTCAAG GAACTCTACAGCTCCAGCTTTGCCAGAAACTGTGGATGGGAAACGTCTGATTACTTATCAG ATGGAGAAAAACAGAGGCCTCACACGAGCTCGCAAGAAACTCACCAAGAACCCCAGAAAGAAATACAGG ACGCAGCACCAGAAGGCAGTGGTGCGACGAAAGGGGCAAGTGCGGGAAGTCAGGAAGCCTTCTGGACCCTATGGTGGGGAAGCTTCTGGGATCAATGCTGGTATCAGCCGGAGCATCAGGTTCAAGGGCTAA
- the LOC116194261 gene encoding uncharacterized protein LOC116194261 isoform X2, translating into MALPVEEMQRPEINSFTDELGGNALESSLGDHPRVKQAVTQVFASGISGSVRLLIRGTTLIVMFVKTKFIVPIGGNWTSSGGGG; encoded by the exons ATGGCATTGCCGGTGGAAGAGATGCAGAGGCCGGAAATCAACTCTTTCACAGATG AactgggaggaaatgctttggAGAGCTCACTGGGTGATCATCCTCGAGTCAAACAAGCTGTAACTCAAG TGTTTGCGAGTGGGATATCGGGAAGTGTACGATTGCTGATTCGTGGAACCA CATTGATTGTTATGTTTGTGAAGACAAAGTTCATTGTCCCAATCGGAGGGAATTGGACTTCGTCTGGTGGAGGAGGTTGA
- the LOC116194261 gene encoding uncharacterized protein LOC116194261 isoform X1, with amino-acid sequence MALPVEEMQRPEINSFTDELGGNALESSLGDHPRVKQAVTQVFASGISGSVRLLIRGTSMNSFFNLFILFPHVPAALLFHESELETCTLKIVKWVMIKSIYFGIFLQIVTRDHS; translated from the exons ATGGCATTGCCGGTGGAAGAGATGCAGAGGCCGGAAATCAACTCTTTCACAGATG AactgggaggaaatgctttggAGAGCTCACTGGGTGATCATCCTCGAGTCAAACAAGCTGTAACTCAAG TGTTTGCGAGTGGGATATCGGGAAGTGTACGATTGCTGATTCGTGGAACCAGTATGAACTccttttttaatcttttcatATTGTTTCCTCATGTACCTGCTGCTCTGCTATTCCATGAATCAGAACTTGAGACCTGCACATTAAAGATAGTGAAATGGGTGATGATCAAATCAATCTATTTCGGCATATTTTTACAGATAGTAACACGGGATCACTCATGA